A portion of the Gloeomargarita sp. SRBZ-1_bins_9 genome contains these proteins:
- a CDS encoding ABC transporter transmembrane domain-containing protein yields MKLLLFLLQGSWWLVLLAVSTGFLSGGASAGLLALISRALVEGVTPLVILLFVGLAVLALSTSVVSQVMLIGLSQRAVLDLRLHLSRQMLRAELSHLEQLGTPRLLATLTEDVQAVAQAVFAIPFLCIDAAIVLGSLVYITWLSWQVFFLVLILTTIAIASCQFLTHLGSQYLAKAREKQDDLFQDFQGLTGGIKELKLNDRKQQFFVQHYLTAHAQAFRRYTTIGLTYFASTSSLGKFIFFFAIGFVLFSLPKWLTLNPQTLSGYVLVFTYLMLPMEHLISNLPTFSRAGVALEKITALGLSLQDVGESQTLDRPVRRHWQQLTLQNVVHQYPSPTDDKAFRVGPVNLTFYPGEIVMIIGGNGSGKSTLAKLITGLYTPQSGQII; encoded by the coding sequence GTGAAACTACTGCTGTTTCTGCTGCAGGGGTCCTGGTGGCTGGTGCTGCTGGCCGTCAGTACGGGTTTTCTGAGTGGGGGGGCCAGTGCCGGTCTGTTAGCGCTCATTAGCCGTGCGTTGGTGGAGGGGGTCACCCCTTTGGTCATCCTGCTGTTTGTTGGTTTGGCAGTCCTTGCCCTGAGCACCAGTGTGGTGTCCCAGGTGATGCTGATTGGGCTATCGCAGCGGGCGGTGTTGGATTTGCGGTTGCACTTGAGTCGGCAGATGCTGCGCGCCGAACTTAGCCATCTGGAACAACTGGGTACGCCCCGCTTGTTGGCGACGTTGACGGAGGATGTGCAGGCGGTGGCCCAGGCGGTGTTTGCCATTCCTTTTTTGTGTATTGATGCGGCCATTGTCCTGGGCAGTTTGGTATATATCACGTGGTTGTCTTGGCAGGTATTTTTTTTGGTGTTAATTTTGACCACGATTGCCATTGCCAGTTGCCAATTTTTGACCCATTTGGGCAGCCAGTATTTAGCCAAGGCGCGGGAGAAACAGGACGACTTGTTTCAGGATTTTCAGGGCTTGACCGGGGGCATCAAAGAGCTGAAGCTAAATGACCGCAAGCAACAGTTTTTTGTCCAGCATTATCTGACGGCCCATGCCCAAGCGTTTCGCCGCTATACCACCATTGGCCTGACCTACTTTGCCAGCACCTCCAGCCTGGGAAAATTTATTTTTTTCTTTGCCATCGGCTTTGTGTTGTTTAGCCTGCCCAAGTGGCTCACCCTCAATCCCCAAACCCTCTCCGGGTATGTGCTGGTCTTTACCTATCTCATGCTGCCGATGGAGCACCTGATTAGCAACCTACCCACGTTTAGCCGGGCGGGGGTGGCGCTGGAGAAAATTACGGCCTTGGGGTTGTCCTTGCAGGATGTGGGGGAATCCCAAACCCTGGACCGACCGGTACGCCGGCATTGGCAGCAACTGACCCTGCAAAATGTGGTGCATCAATACCCCAGCCCAACGGATGACAAAGCCTTTCGAGTAGGGCCGGTCAATTTAACGTTTTACCCCGGCGAAATTGTGATGATTATTGGGGGCAACGGCAGCGGTAAGTCTACCCTGGCCAAGCTGATTACGGGTCTTTACACCCCCCAATCTGGCCAGATTATC
- a CDS encoding 4-hydroxybenzoate solanesyltransferase has protein sequence MNDSLVYRLVRLLRWDKPTGRLILLVPALWSLVLASRGRPPGDLLLVVVLGAIATSAAGCVVNDLWDRRLDAQVQRTRQRPLAAGQLSVSLALVIAAIFLFGAYLLARYLHPLAFGLAVLAVPVILLYPSAKRWCPIPQVILATAWGFAVLIPWAAVTGTLTAATWWLWGAVWCWTLGFDTIYALMDREDDERVGIHSSARFFGRSTPWAVGILLGLTLVLLAQVGRVLRLSWPYYLALAITAVVWARQVMRLRRSQPLPVYARCFQEQVATGFLLLVGMVVAQVG, from the coding sequence ATGAATGATTCGCTGGTGTATCGCCTCGTCCGGTTGCTGCGCTGGGACAAACCCACTGGACGTTTAATTCTACTGGTGCCGGCCCTGTGGTCGCTGGTGTTGGCCAGCCGGGGACGCCCCCCCGGGGATTTACTGCTGGTGGTGGTGTTAGGAGCGATAGCCACTAGTGCGGCGGGGTGTGTGGTCAACGACCTGTGGGACCGGCGTCTGGATGCCCAAGTACAGCGCACGCGACAACGACCCCTGGCTGCCGGGCAACTGTCGGTTTCCCTAGCGCTGGTCATTGCCGCCATCTTCCTGTTTGGCGCCTACCTGCTGGCGCGGTATCTGCATCCCTTGGCCTTTGGGCTGGCGGTGCTGGCGGTGCCCGTGATCCTGCTTTATCCTTCCGCGAAACGCTGGTGCCCCATTCCCCAAGTCATCCTGGCGACAGCCTGGGGCTTTGCCGTGTTGATTCCCTGGGCGGCGGTTACTGGAACCCTCACAGCGGCAACTTGGTGGTTGTGGGGAGCAGTCTGGTGCTGGACTTTAGGGTTTGACACGATTTACGCCCTGATGGACCGGGAGGATGACGAACGGGTAGGGATTCACTCCAGCGCCCGGTTCTTTGGTCGCTCCACGCCCTGGGCGGTAGGTATCCTGCTGGGATTGACCCTGGTGTTGCTGGCCCAGGTGGGACGGGTGTTGCGATTGTCTTGGCCCTATTATCTGGCCCTAGCCATCACAGCCGTTGTTTGGGCAAGACAGGTAATGCGCCTGCGTCGTTCCCAACCCCTGCCAGTCTATGCCCGCTGCTTCCAAGAGCAGGTGGCAACGGGCTTTTTGTTGCTCGTCGGTATGGTGGTCGCCCAGGTCGGATAA
- a CDS encoding TRAP transporter large permease subunit: MATGVLGPLMFLGAVIFLATGYPVAFALGGVAIAFALVGVALGVFDPLFLTALPYRIFGIMANYTLLAIPYFILLGSLLEQSGVAERLLTTVGGWFGRLRGGLGVAVVVVGALLAATTGVVAATVVAMGLISLPVMLRHGYRPELATGVIAASGTLGQIIPPSVVLVVLGDQLGVSVGDLFVGSLLPGLVLTGMYALYVLAVAHVRPQWAPALTDLPPTPWPRVVRAVLPPLVLVLVVLGSIFWGIATPTEAGAVGCIGAALLAWTEGKLSWAVVWRACEATVRTTSLVMMILIGSTAFSLVFRGLDGDQWVSNLLLNLPGGRAGFLLFSMGLVFLLGFFIDFFEIAFIVVPLLIPAAQQLGTDLVWFGVLLGANLQTSFLTPPFGFALFYLKSVAPPEVTTGQIYRGVVPFVGMQLLLVALLIGFPQLVTVALR; encoded by the coding sequence ATGGCAACGGGGGTCCTGGGGCCATTGATGTTTCTGGGGGCGGTGATTTTCCTGGCGACGGGGTACCCGGTGGCCTTTGCCCTGGGGGGAGTGGCCATCGCCTTTGCCCTGGTGGGGGTGGCGCTGGGGGTGTTTGATCCCCTGTTTCTCACCGCCTTGCCCTACCGCATTTTCGGGATCATGGCCAACTACACCCTACTGGCCATTCCCTACTTCATCCTGTTGGGGTCGCTGCTGGAGCAGTCGGGGGTGGCGGAACGGTTGCTCACCACCGTCGGCGGTTGGTTTGGCCGGTTGCGGGGGGGATTGGGGGTGGCGGTGGTGGTCGTAGGGGCCTTGCTAGCGGCCACGACCGGGGTGGTGGCAGCAACGGTGGTGGCCATGGGCCTGATTTCCCTGCCGGTGATGCTGCGCCATGGTTACCGCCCAGAACTGGCCACCGGGGTGATTGCCGCGTCGGGGACGTTGGGGCAAATCATTCCCCCCAGTGTGGTGCTGGTGGTGCTGGGGGATCAGTTGGGGGTGTCGGTGGGGGATTTGTTTGTGGGGTCGCTGCTGCCGGGGCTGGTGCTGACGGGGATGTATGCCCTGTATGTGCTGGCGGTGGCCCATGTGCGTCCCCAGTGGGCGCCGGCGTTGACCGATTTGCCCCCCACGCCCTGGCCAAGGGTGGTGCGGGCGGTGTTACCTCCCCTGGTGCTGGTGCTGGTGGTGCTGGGGAGTATTTTTTGGGGGATTGCCACGCCGACGGAAGCGGGGGCAGTGGGCTGTATCGGAGCGGCGCTGCTAGCCTGGACGGAAGGGAAACTGTCGTGGGCGGTCGTCTGGCGGGCCTGTGAAGCCACGGTACGCACCACCAGTCTGGTGATGATGATCCTGATCGGCTCAACGGCCTTTAGTTTGGTGTTTCGGGGGTTAGACGGGGACCAGTGGGTATCGAATTTGCTGCTGAATTTACCGGGAGGACGGGCGGGCTTTTTGCTCTTCAGTATGGGGCTGGTGTTTCTCCTGGGCTTTTTCATTGACTTTTTTGAAATTGCCTTTATTGTGGTGCCATTGCTGATTCCGGCGGCCCAGCAGTTGGGGACGGATTTGGTCTGGTTTGGGGTGTTGTTGGGAGCTAATTTACAAACGTCGTTTTTGACGCCGCCCTTTGGGTTTGCCCTGTTTTATTTAAAAAGTGTGGCGCCGCCTGAAGTCACCACCGGCCAGATTTATCGGGGCGTGGTTCCCTTTGTGGGCATGCAGTTGCTGTTGGTGGCACTGCTGATTGGGTTCCCCCAACTGGTGACGGTCGCCCTGCGCTAG